From a single Miscanthus floridulus cultivar M001 chromosome 8, ASM1932011v1, whole genome shotgun sequence genomic region:
- the LOC136476210 gene encoding uncharacterized protein, translating to MVEVTMPDPEGGSAAADSSVPSGAAASASSAAPDVSTLVEKAIAVLPLDLAAQAQDPKRKARSQDPGWKYGWWPDPMKKDFVQCVFCKKIVPAGIRRFKQHLAGGYMNAEKCPKAPKLVREEMHDYLKKNIRTVLKKNTRTVLKKNTRTVFVQVAKDGEQEQDANEESEGEQAAEAEPVRVPSSGTKVKQEITKIAQASITSFAAAVPPRPQTQKASKSVSAMLCKTSEEVVVERHRSKTSQPTLEHYTEKDKEAKQVVDDHVADFFYGNAIPLNVINSRSWEIMLESIGQYGPGYHSPTYREIREPLLERAINRTTEPRKKHEEA from the coding sequence ATGGTTGAAGTGACCATGCCTGACCCTGAGGGAGGTTCAGCCGCTGCAGATTCAAGTGTTCCATCAGGTGCTGCTGCCTCAGCTTCCTCAGCTGCTCCAGATGTTTCAACCCTTGTTGAAAAGGCAATAGCAGTGCTGCCATTAGATCTTGCTGCCCAAGCTCAAGATCCCAAGAGAAAGGCTCGATCTCAAGACCCAGGATGGAAGTATGGGTGGTGGCCAGATCCTATGAAGAAGGATTTTGTGCAGTGTGTATTTTGTAAGAAGATAGTTCCTGCAGGAATAAGAAGGTTCAAGCAGCACCTTGCTGGCGGTTATATGAATGCAGAAAAGTGCCCAAAAGCACCTAAACTAGTTAGGGAAGAGATGCATGATTACCTGAAGAAGAACATAAGGACTGTATTGAAGAAGAACACAAGGACTGTATTGAAGAAGAACACAAGGACTGTATTTGTGCAAGTGGCCAAAGATGGTGAACAAGAACAAGATGCAAATGAAGAGAGTGAAGGTGAACAAGCTGCTGAAGCTGAACCAGTAAGAGTACCAAGTTCGGGGACAAAGGTTAAGCAGGAAATAACGAAAATTGCTCAAGCTTCCATCACTTCTTTTGCTGCTGCTGTTCCACCTAGACCACAAACTCAAAAGGCATCCAAGTCAGTTAGTGCCATGCTAtgcaagacatcagaagaggtaGTTGTAGAAAGGCATAGATCGAAGACATCTCAACCTACTCTAGAGCACTACACAGAAAAAGACAAGGAGGCCAAACAGGTTGTTGATGACCATGTTGCTGATTTCTTCTATGGAAATGCCATACCTCTCAACGTCATTAACTCgagaagctgggagattatgctTGAGTCCATTGGGCAATATGGTCCTGGTTACCACTCACCAACATACCGTGAGATTAGGGAACCTTTGCTTGAAAGGGCTATCAACAGGACAACAGAACCGAGGAAGAAGCACGAGGAAGCTTAG